From the genome of Eublepharis macularius isolate TG4126 chromosome 12, MPM_Emac_v1.0, whole genome shotgun sequence, one region includes:
- the LOC129339526 gene encoding galactoside alpha-(1,2)-fucosyltransferase 2-like, with the protein MYLPERRLFSRPTLVICLVFFSLLSVSTFLHLQKNNYYPWWRISIKNIFTLSNHEHTSFLNTTPGTPSKNLDRGIWTVNSIGRLGNQMGEYATLYALAKLNGHQAYILPAMHQYLATIFKITLPVIPSELVGKIPWKNYHLHNWMSEEYHHIQGKYVRLTGYPYSYTFYHHIHQEILQEFTFHDYIKEETDRYLLQLRGQRKEVTYIGVHVRRGDYVNLMPNVWKGVVADKGYLEKAMNYFREKYHDAIFVVVSNGMDWCKQNIDATKGDVYFAGDGRESSPGRDFALIAHCNHTIMTIGSYGIWASYLAGGETIYLANYTLPGSPHFKVFKPSAAFLPEWIGIPADLSPLLPKS; encoded by the coding sequence ATGTATCTTCCAGAAAGACGCCTCTTCAGTCGACCAACCCTTGTGATCTGTCTGGTTTTCTTTAGCCTTTTGTCTGTCTCCACATTTTTGCACCTGCAGAAAAACAATTATTACCCATGGTGGAGGATCAGTATCAAAAACATATTTACTCTTTCAAACCATGAACATACTTCCTTCCTCAACACAACTCCCGGAACACCCTCTAAGAACTTGGATAGAGGTATATGGACAGTGAACTCTATCGGTCGTTTGGGAAACCAGATGGGAGAATATGCCACCCTCTATGCCTTAGCCAAGCTCAATGGGCATCAAGCCTACATCCTTCCAGCCATGCACCAGTATCTGGCAACAATATTCAAGATCACTTTGCCTGTGATCCCTTCTGAATTGGTTGGCAAAATCCCCTGGAAAAACTACCATCTCCATAACTGGATGTCGGAGGAGTATCATCACATCCAGGGCAAGTATGTGCGGCTAACAGGCTACCCTTATTCTTACACTTTTTATCACCACATCCACCAGGAGATACTTCAGGAGTTCACCTTCCATGACTACATCAAGGAGGAAACCGACCGATACCTTCTGCAGCTGCGGGGGCAGCGCAAGGAGGTCACATACATTGGAGTGCATGTCCGGAGAGGGGATTATGTGAATCTAATGCCCAATGTCTGGAAAGGTGTAGTGGCTGACAAAGGTTATCTGGAGAAAGCCATGAATTACTTCAGAGAGAAATACCATGATGCCATCTTTGTGGTGGTCAGTAATGGGATGGATTGGTGCAAGCAGAACATTGATGCTACCAAGGGAGATGTTTATTTTGCTGGCGATGGGCGGGAATCATCCCCAGGGAGGGACTTTGCTCTCATTGCTCATTGCAACCACACCATAATGACCATTGGGTCATATGGCATCTGGGCCAgctacctggctggtggggagactATTTACTTGGCCAACTATACCCTCCCAGGCTCGCCTCACTTCAAGGTATTCAAGCCATCTGCAGCCTTCTTGCCTGAATGGATTGGGATCCCAGCTGACCTTTCTCCTCTACTACCCAAGTCATAA